In Halorhabdus rudnickae, the following proteins share a genomic window:
- a CDS encoding PKD domain-containing protein: protein MKHTRRDILRKASALGALAVGASGVAAAADCSGVEEWSSSATYTGGDQAVYDGSLWEAKWWTQGDEPGASEWGPWEEVGSCSGDGGGDDGGDGDDGDGDDGGGGETVDCSGVAAWDEKAIYDEGDQAVHAGTLWEANWWVQGKTPGDSGQYGPWTEIGTCKAETGLKPSISTSTFVQPGESVEFDGSDSSGLIESYEWDFDGDGTVDATGKVVTHTYESTGEYTVTLTVGDGEGNTNSTSVTVTVSNETGFPENVFAPYVDVLLESQDPLVESVEKAGTRHFLLAFVVADTDDDPAWGGTVKVGADSPNLDIGSQISDLREKRGGDVIVSFGGLQGTYLAETTDSAEELKNKYAKVVEEYDLQFLDFDEEKLVRSESGREKVALRNKALVLLKEEYPDLTLSYTLPALPSGLPSHSTNNILFALEDAAERGLEIDLVNPMTMNYGSEYDLNGETVIECAKSIHDQLGDLWPEKSAEERWQMIGLTPMIGQNDVDSNVFYPEDARQVQQWASEQNIRLLSFWELVRDNGEGDRLFNNTLIDSEPYEFSEIFTDFTTE, encoded by the coding sequence ATGAAACACACGCGACGTGACATACTTCGGAAGGCATCGGCACTGGGGGCACTGGCAGTCGGCGCAAGCGGCGTTGCCGCGGCGGCTGACTGCAGTGGCGTCGAGGAGTGGAGTTCAAGTGCGACCTATACGGGCGGCGATCAGGCGGTTTACGACGGCAGCCTCTGGGAGGCCAAATGGTGGACTCAAGGCGACGAACCCGGAGCCAGCGAGTGGGGTCCGTGGGAAGAAGTCGGCTCCTGTAGCGGTGATGGCGGCGGCGATGACGGAGGCGACGGCGATGATGGTGATGGCGATGACGGTGGTGGCGGCGAGACGGTCGACTGTAGCGGCGTCGCCGCGTGGGATGAGAAAGCGATCTACGACGAAGGCGATCAGGCCGTCCACGCCGGCACGCTGTGGGAAGCTAACTGGTGGGTTCAGGGGAAAACACCCGGAGACAGCGGGCAATACGGTCCCTGGACGGAGATCGGCACCTGCAAGGCCGAAACCGGACTGAAGCCTTCAATCTCGACGAGTACATTCGTCCAGCCCGGCGAAAGCGTCGAATTCGATGGGAGCGACTCCTCGGGCCTGATCGAGTCCTACGAGTGGGACTTCGACGGCGACGGGACCGTCGATGCGACCGGCAAGGTCGTCACCCACACCTACGAGTCGACCGGCGAGTACACGGTCACGCTGACTGTCGGTGACGGCGAGGGCAACACGAACAGCACCTCCGTCACTGTCACCGTCAGCAACGAGACCGGTTTCCCCGAGAACGTCTTCGCGCCGTACGTCGACGTACTGCTCGAAAGCCAGGATCCGCTGGTCGAGTCCGTCGAGAAAGCCGGCACGCGGCACTTCCTGCTGGCGTTCGTCGTGGCCGACACCGACGACGATCCGGCCTGGGGTGGCACCGTCAAAGTCGGCGCAGACAGTCCGAACCTGGACATTGGGAGCCAGATCAGCGACCTTCGAGAGAAGCGGGGTGGGGACGTGATCGTCTCCTTTGGCGGCCTCCAGGGGACGTACCTGGCCGAGACCACCGACAGCGCGGAGGAACTGAAGAACAAGTACGCCAAGGTCGTCGAGGAATACGACCTGCAGTTCCTCGACTTCGACGAGGAAAAACTCGTCAGGAGCGAGTCGGGCCGTGAGAAGGTCGCGCTCCGTAACAAGGCGCTGGTACTACTCAAAGAGGAATACCCGGATCTGACGCTCTCCTATACGCTGCCGGCGCTCCCGAGTGGCCTCCCCAGTCACTCGACCAACAACATCCTGTTCGCGCTTGAGGATGCCGCAGAGCGGGGGCTCGAAATCGATCTCGTGAACCCGATGACGATGAACTACGGGAGCGAGTACGACCTCAACGGTGAGACAGTCATCGAGTGTGCCAAGAGCATTCACGACCAGCTTGGTGATCTCTGGCCGGAGAAGTCAGCCGAGGAGCGCTGGCAGATGATTGGGTTGACGCCGATGATCGGCCAAAACGATGTCGACTCGAACGTGTTCTATCCCGAGGACGCCCGGCAGGTCCAGCAGTGGGCCAGCGAACAGAACATTCGCTTGCTGTCCTTCTGGGAACTCGTCCGGGACAACGGCGAGGGCGATCGGCTGTTTAACAACACGCTGATCGACTCCGAGCCCTACGAGTTCTCGGAGATCTTCACCGACTTCACCACAGAATAG
- a CDS encoding PKD domain-containing protein: MTWSRREVLRELSALSAVAVGATGITAAASCSGVSEYDSGATYTGGDQVVYDGALWTAEWWTSGTTPSTDAAVWTKEGSCGGDDGGSGVDCSDVSEWDSSTTYTGGDRAVYDGRLWEAKWWTQGDEPGASQRGPWKEVGACGGGGDDGGNESPTASFTVDLSAPEPGEDITFDASDSSDPDGTIASSEWDFDDGNSATGEVVTHSYGSSGDYTVTLTVTDDAGASVTASQTVSVSSDNTTPNASFRVDPSDPAPGDIVTFDAADSSDADGTVDSYEWDLGDGNSATGQTVTNSYESGEYTVTLTVTDDDGATDSNATTVVVQSDGGSGTGETTFAPYNHLATNLGTSMVEHYQQAENDAFTLAFVLSDGSGNACWDGEPDQLVADGVHKDEIQAYQNTGGEVIISFGGAVGTMIAQDTSDIETIKSEYETVMDTYGVTHLDFDIESVNKDAVDRRNQALAELQSERPELTVSYTLRCRTTGLTQHGSYVVNNAADHGVNIEYVNIMTMNYGWVEPTASTVKDSANGLHSDLSSIFSEKSSADVWNMVGVTPMIGVNNVGGSHMPSDAEEVASFATEKGVGLVAFWSIDRDNGGCADGSVSATCSGIQQGPYEFSQIYNQVQ; the protein is encoded by the coding sequence ATGACATGGAGTCGTCGAGAGGTGCTGAGAGAGCTGTCTGCCCTGTCGGCGGTTGCGGTGGGTGCGACTGGTATCACAGCCGCCGCTAGTTGTAGCGGTGTCTCTGAATACGATTCCGGAGCAACCTATACGGGCGGCGATCAGGTCGTCTACGACGGGGCGCTCTGGACTGCTGAATGGTGGACCTCCGGAACAACACCGTCAACGGATGCTGCCGTCTGGACGAAAGAAGGCTCTTGTGGTGGTGATGACGGTGGGAGCGGTGTCGATTGTTCCGATGTTTCCGAGTGGGATTCGAGCACGACCTATACCGGCGGAGATCGGGCTGTCTACGACGGACGCCTCTGGGAAGCCAAGTGGTGGACCCAGGGTGACGAACCCGGTGCAAGCCAGCGGGGTCCCTGGAAGGAAGTCGGCGCCTGTGGTGGCGGCGGTGACGACGGCGGTAATGAGTCGCCGACCGCCTCGTTTACGGTTGATCTGTCCGCTCCGGAGCCCGGCGAGGATATCACCTTCGACGCATCCGACTCCTCGGACCCAGATGGGACGATCGCATCCTCCGAATGGGATTTCGACGACGGGAATTCGGCGACCGGCGAGGTCGTCACCCACAGTTACGGGTCGTCGGGCGACTATACGGTCACGCTGACGGTTACCGATGATGCGGGCGCGTCCGTGACCGCATCCCAGACGGTGTCGGTGTCTAGCGACAACACGACACCGAACGCCTCGTTTAGGGTCGATCCGTCCGACCCAGCGCCGGGTGACATAGTCACCTTCGATGCGGCCGACTCTTCGGACGCTGACGGCACGGTCGACTCTTATGAGTGGGACCTGGGAGACGGGAATTCGGCAACCGGTCAGACAGTGACGAATAGCTACGAGAGTGGTGAGTACACCGTGACGCTGACCGTTACTGACGACGACGGCGCGACGGATTCGAACGCGACGACCGTTGTCGTTCAGTCCGACGGGGGCAGTGGCACCGGCGAAACGACGTTCGCGCCGTATAACCATCTCGCCACGAACCTGGGAACCAGCATGGTCGAGCATTACCAGCAGGCCGAAAACGATGCATTCACCCTTGCGTTCGTCCTTTCGGATGGGAGCGGCAACGCCTGCTGGGACGGCGAACCGGATCAGCTCGTCGCGGATGGCGTCCACAAAGACGAGATCCAGGCCTACCAGAACACCGGCGGCGAGGTGATCATCTCCTTTGGCGGTGCAGTGGGGACGATGATCGCCCAGGACACCTCGGACATCGAAACGATCAAATCCGAGTACGAAACCGTCATGGACACCTATGGTGTCACTCACCTGGATTTCGACATCGAGTCAGTCAACAAAGACGCAGTCGACCGGCGCAACCAGGCGTTAGCCGAGTTACAGTCCGAACGGCCGGAGCTGACGGTGTCTTACACCCTCCGCTGTCGGACGACCGGCCTGACCCAGCACGGGTCCTACGTGGTCAACAATGCGGCAGATCACGGCGTGAACATCGAGTACGTCAACATCATGACGATGAATTATGGGTGGGTCGAGCCGACCGCAAGCACGGTTAAAGATTCGGCGAACGGGCTCCACTCGGATCTCTCGTCGATCTTCTCCGAGAAGTCCTCGGCGGATGTCTGGAACATGGTCGGGGTGACGCCGATGATCGGTGTCAACAACGTCGGCGGCAGTCATATGCCGTCCGACGCGGAGGAGGTCGCCTCCTTCGCGACCGAGAAGGGTGTTGGGCTCGTGGCCTTCTGGTCGATCGATCGGGACAACGGCGGCTGTGCCGACGGCTCTGTGTCCGCGACGTGCAGTGGTATCCAGCAGGGGCCCTACGAGTTCTCGCAGATCTACAATCAGGTGCAGTAA
- a CDS encoding glycosyl hydrolase family 18 protein translates to MKHTRRDILRKASELGALAVGASGVAAAADCSGVEEWSSSATYTGGDQVVYDGSLWEAKWWTQGDEPGASEWGPWEEVGSCSGDGGGDDGGDGGNDGGGDGADCSGVSAYDSSATYTGGDQVTYQEALWTAEWWTKGTAPSTSANVWTKEGSCGGGGDDGDDGGNESPNASFTVAPSDPEPGQEVTFDAAGSSDADGSIESYEWELGDGSSATGQTVTNTYESGEYTVTLTVTDSESATTTASETILVKVPPEPPEDEFKVIGYYPNWKANEDQDYYPEDIPFDKVTDVLFAFLGVDADNAEPKILNDLSRENLQRFKELKEGPASDTRIHLSIGGWADSEGFSQIAATEENRQSFADACVDLLREYNLDGIDIDWEHPGSQQGKCQCGSNKDYETHVDLLKAIRSVLDEAGAEDGKHYYVSVANGGSDWNAGGLRHGKVGDVCDHTAIMAYDFTGSWMDVAGQNAPLYGNSHPTENSQYGQTYTAQYFVEYTVDKLYAGDHGETGYWPGQWKYPPAEPAEYDELVLGLPFYGRGFKGTTELYSGYDGLPKGTWDDLSDGDPTGSFDFGDIEENFQGEDGWTKKRHDPGAVPYLVNEDEEILISYDDKQAIAEKVKFAKERGMQGVMFWELAQDWNETLLDTILENI, encoded by the coding sequence ATGAAACACACGCGACGCGACATACTTCGGAAAGCATCGGAACTGGGCGCACTGGCAGTCGGCGCAAGCGGCGTCGCCGCGGCGGCTGACTGCAGTGGCGTCGAGGAGTGGAGTTCAAGTGCGACCTATACGGGCGGCGACCAGGTTGTCTATGACGGCAGCCTCTGGGAGGCCAAATGGTGGACCCAGGGCGACGAACCCGGGGCCAGCGAGTGGGGCCCGTGGGAAGAAGTCGGCTCCTGTAGCGGTGATGGCGGCGGCGATGACGGAGGCGACGGCGGTAATGATGGTGGCGGGGACGGCGCCGACTGTTCGGGCGTTTCGGCGTACGACTCCAGTGCGACCTACACCGGTGGCGATCAAGTCACCTACCAGGAGGCCCTCTGGACGGCCGAATGGTGGACGAAAGGAACGGCCCCGTCGACAAGTGCGAACGTCTGGACGAAAGAGGGGTCCTGTGGCGGTGGTGGCGACGATGGCGACGACGGCGGAAACGAGTCGCCAAACGCTTCGTTCACGGTCGCGCCGTCTGATCCCGAACCGGGCCAGGAAGTCACCTTCGATGCCGCAGGATCGTCGGATGCTGACGGATCGATCGAGTCCTACGAATGGGAGCTGGGCGACGGCAGTTCGGCGACCGGCCAGACTGTCACGAACACCTACGAGAGTGGCGAATACACGGTCACGCTGACCGTTACCGACAGCGAGAGTGCAACGACGACGGCCTCCGAGACCATTCTGGTCAAGGTGCCGCCGGAGCCGCCCGAAGACGAGTTCAAGGTCATCGGGTACTACCCGAACTGGAAGGCCAACGAGGATCAGGACTACTACCCTGAAGACATTCCGTTCGATAAGGTCACGGACGTGCTGTTTGCCTTCCTTGGCGTCGATGCGGACAACGCCGAGCCGAAAATCCTCAACGACCTCTCGCGGGAGAACCTCCAGCGGTTCAAGGAGCTCAAAGAGGGCCCGGCCTCGGACACCCGGATCCATCTCTCGATCGGTGGCTGGGCAGATTCGGAAGGCTTCAGCCAGATCGCCGCGACCGAGGAGAACCGCCAGAGCTTCGCCGACGCCTGTGTCGATCTCCTGCGAGAGTACAATCTCGACGGGATCGACATCGACTGGGAGCACCCCGGTAGCCAGCAGGGAAAATGCCAGTGTGGCTCCAACAAGGACTACGAGACCCATGTCGACCTGCTGAAGGCCATCCGAAGCGTGCTCGACGAGGCTGGTGCGGAGGATGGCAAGCACTACTACGTCTCGGTCGCTAACGGTGGCTCCGACTGGAACGCCGGCGGACTGCGTCACGGCAAGGTCGGCGATGTGTGTGACCACACTGCCATCATGGCCTATGACTTCACGGGATCGTGGATGGACGTTGCCGGTCAGAACGCACCGCTGTACGGTAACTCTCACCCGACCGAGAACTCCCAGTACGGGCAGACCTACACCGCCCAGTACTTCGTCGAGTACACGGTCGATAAGCTCTATGCCGGCGATCACGGCGAGACGGGCTACTGGCCCGGCCAGTGGAAGTACCCACCCGCCGAGCCCGCTGAGTACGACGAACTAGTGCTTGGCCTGCCGTTCTACGGCCGTGGCTTCAAGGGCACGACTGAGCTGTACTCCGGCTACGATGGGCTCCCGAAGGGTACCTGGGATGACCTTTCTGACGGCGATCCGACGGGTTCTTTCGACTTCGGTGACATTGAAGAGAACTTCCAGGGCGAAGACGGCTGGACGAAAAAGCGCCACGACCCCGGCGCAGTGCCGTATCTCGTCAACGAGGACGAAGAGATCCTCATTAGCTACGACGACAAGCAGGCTATCGCCGAGAAGGTCAAGTTCGCCAAAGAGCGTGGCATGCAGGGTGTGATGTTCTGGGAACTAGCCCAGGACTGGAACGAGACCCTGCTGGATACGATCCTCGAAAACATCTAG
- the sufD gene encoding Fe-S cluster assembly protein SufD — protein sequence MSTQVHATLTAEDVEQVSAELGEPDWLTETRLEAFEALDDLAMPSVIRTPGRDWTNLDALDYETLVDPLEWAEEKDRVEAEGVDVLSWSEALEDHGDLIKEHFGSVVDPQRDYLTALSTALFGAGTVVYVPEGVVAEDVKIRTTMNSRSLFNYTLVVAEESSSVTILERQSTGDQPADSDQYYSGVVEVVADKNAHVQYGALQNLSEDTYNFSVKRGHAARDATVDWIEGNLGSQLTKTSVETRLIGDGAESQIVGAFFGHDDQHFDLGSRVWHEGEHTTADLVTRGVLDDEARSAYEGVQDVGTDAWDTNSYQRENTLLLSDDAEADASPKLIINNHDTEASHSATVGQVDQEDLFYMTSRGIDDERATNMLVEGFFVPVLEEVAVDELREDLDDLILERLEN from the coding sequence ATGAGCACGCAGGTACACGCAACACTCACTGCGGAGGATGTCGAGCAGGTTTCAGCGGAGTTGGGAGAGCCCGACTGGCTGACCGAGACGCGTCTGGAAGCGTTCGAGGCCCTGGACGATCTCGCGATGCCGTCGGTCATCCGCACGCCCGGTCGTGACTGGACGAACCTCGATGCCCTCGATTACGAGACCCTCGTCGACCCCCTGGAGTGGGCCGAGGAAAAAGACCGCGTCGAGGCCGAGGGCGTCGACGTTCTGTCCTGGTCTGAAGCCCTGGAGGACCACGGCGACCTCATCAAAGAGCACTTCGGCAGTGTCGTCGACCCGCAGCGGGACTACCTGACGGCGCTGTCGACGGCGCTGTTCGGTGCCGGGACAGTCGTCTACGTCCCTGAGGGCGTCGTCGCCGAGGACGTGAAGATCCGGACGACGATGAACTCCCGGTCGCTGTTCAACTACACCCTCGTTGTCGCCGAGGAATCGTCGTCGGTGACGATCCTCGAACGACAATCCACTGGCGACCAGCCGGCAGATAGCGACCAGTACTACTCCGGTGTCGTCGAAGTCGTCGCCGACAAGAACGCACACGTCCAGTACGGCGCGTTGCAGAACCTCTCCGAGGACACCTACAACTTCTCGGTCAAGCGCGGTCACGCTGCCCGTGACGCCACGGTCGACTGGATCGAGGGCAACCTCGGCTCCCAGTTGACCAAGACGAGCGTCGAGACGCGCCTGATCGGCGACGGCGCCGAGAGCCAGATCGTCGGAGCCTTCTTCGGGCACGACGACCAGCACTTCGACCTCGGTTCGCGGGTCTGGCACGAGGGCGAGCACACGACTGCTGACCTCGTGACTCGTGGCGTGCTCGACGACGAGGCACGCTCGGCCTACGAAGGTGTCCAAGACGTTGGTACCGACGCCTGGGACACGAACTCCTACCAGCGGGAGAACACGCTCCTGCTCAGTGACGACGCGGAGGCCGATGCCTCGCCGAAACTGATTATCAACAACCACGACACGGAGGCCAGTCACTCCGCGACGGTCGGACAGGTCGATCAGGAGGACCTGTTCTACATGACCTCCCGCGGCATCGACGACGAACGGGCGACGAACATGCTCGTCGAGGGCTTCTTCGTGCCCGTCTTGGAGGAAGTTGCGGTCGACGAACTGCGCGAGGATCTGGACGACCTAATTCTCGAACGGCTGGAAAACTGA
- a CDS encoding carbohydrate ABC transporter permease: MSIDAQNHDDAETLDDQDEESKNRIQSWAADWIRNPKKAYAVMGVFMGGVLLTTTLFPLYWLFAVAMAPPGQTNIPLIPSQIDLYAFVDIFQRVPFARFMFNSLFYAGTVTVIVIIAASLAGYAFGRLKFRGKLPLLFSLLVLSWFPPATLFLPLFRAFNQQVKMLGLFTLPAELYGTPGAVIAPLSAFTMPLAVFILMTFYAQIPDGLEDAARVEGSTRIGALFRVIMPLSAPGVATAGILTFITVYTEFFFSFLMTGDQASEWAPIVNGVLAFQSQYTVRYDLQAAASLVAIVPVAILVVLAQEKIVSGLTQGALKE, encoded by the coding sequence ATGAGTATCGACGCACAGAACCACGACGACGCGGAAACGCTCGACGATCAGGACGAAGAGTCGAAAAACCGAATCCAGTCGTGGGCAGCCGACTGGATCCGCAATCCCAAGAAAGCCTACGCGGTGATGGGCGTGTTCATGGGCGGCGTCTTGCTGACGACGACGCTGTTCCCGCTGTATTGGCTGTTCGCAGTGGCGATGGCACCGCCGGGCCAGACGAATATACCGCTGATCCCGTCGCAGATCGATCTGTACGCCTTCGTCGATATTTTCCAGCGAGTGCCGTTCGCGCGGTTCATGTTCAACAGCCTGTTCTACGCGGGCACAGTGACCGTCATCGTGATCATCGCGGCGAGTCTGGCGGGGTACGCGTTCGGTCGCCTCAAGTTTCGCGGCAAACTGCCGCTGTTGTTCTCGCTGCTGGTGCTCAGCTGGTTCCCGCCGGCGACGCTGTTCCTGCCGCTGTTCCGGGCGTTCAACCAGCAGGTGAAGATGCTCGGGCTATTCACGCTCCCTGCCGAGCTATACGGGACGCCGGGGGCCGTCATCGCGCCGCTCAGCGCGTTCACCATGCCGCTTGCGGTGTTCATCTTGATGACGTTCTACGCGCAGATCCCCGATGGCCTCGAAGACGCTGCTCGGGTCGAGGGATCGACCCGGATCGGCGCGCTGTTCCGGGTCATTATGCCGCTGTCGGCACCGGGAGTCGCGACGGCCGGCATTCTGACGTTCATCACGGTCTACACGGAGTTTTTCTTCTCGTTTCTGATGACCGGGGACCAGGCCAGCGAATGGGCACCGATCGTTAACGGTGTCCTCGCCTTCCAGTCGCAGTACACCGTCCGATACGACCTGCAGGCCGCAGCGAGCCTCGTCGCGATCGTGCCGGTCGCGATCCTGGTCGTTCTCGCACAGGAAAAAATCGTCAGCGGACTGACGCAAGGAGCACTCAAGGAGTAA
- a CDS encoding substrate-binding domain-containing protein: protein MPTKGNQDGSSNVSRRRFIQAAGAVGVTAGLAGCGGGNDGTTTTGDTGGGGGTTAGEPGGDDLGGTVNVFAGKVWKENEETFTQTLHDAGVPDAVNINLNSAAQQTGSKQQRLRTTIDAESKDPDLVLTDNGWTIPFIVRGDLVNLEKEMDSDFISKVKEEGVQSMVQTGSDPETGDLHSVPVFPDFPTITYRKDLFKEVGYTESDFQEWQSNPLGWKKFTSIVAEAKQAGDAEYGYVWQGKNYGGLSCCTFNEYLTSMGGSFFGGEDNLFGPVGDRPVTIGDEKAIDGIELARDLISGNGESPIDVTGVSPEEVAGWIEPDTKSIFEAQNAVAQRNWTYSIGGAVNNFEGTDAELGVMPIPKGPNGSWHAQGGWVLSMNPYSDNKSAAKEVIKAWWSDDMHKAQLDAANYMPPKPRMYDYVKQHPTYGPYFKPLQYAAEHLIPRPTTSVWPTQSTVIAKQVNAAITKKKSPADAAEAMATKIKAIENQAQ from the coding sequence ATGCCTACTAAAGGCAATCAAGACGGTTCGTCGAACGTGTCCCGTCGTCGGTTCATTCAGGCAGCCGGTGCAGTTGGCGTGACGGCTGGTCTCGCCGGCTGTGGTGGCGGCAACGATGGAACCACTACGACCGGGGACACCGGTGGTGGCGGCGGCACCACGGCTGGGGAGCCTGGTGGTGACGATCTCGGTGGGACGGTCAACGTGTTCGCGGGCAAGGTGTGGAAAGAGAACGAGGAGACGTTCACACAGACGCTGCACGACGCTGGCGTCCCGGATGCCGTCAACATCAATCTCAACTCCGCGGCCCAGCAGACAGGGAGCAAGCAGCAGAGACTCAGGACCACGATCGACGCGGAGTCGAAAGATCCCGACCTCGTGTTGACGGACAACGGGTGGACGATTCCGTTCATCGTTCGGGGCGACCTCGTGAACCTAGAGAAGGAGATGGACAGCGATTTCATCTCGAAAGTCAAAGAAGAGGGCGTCCAGTCGATGGTGCAAACGGGGTCGGACCCGGAGACGGGCGACCTGCATTCGGTTCCCGTCTTCCCGGATTTCCCGACGATCACGTACCGCAAGGATCTCTTCAAGGAGGTCGGATACACTGAGTCCGACTTCCAGGAGTGGCAGTCGAACCCGCTCGGTTGGAAAAAGTTCACCAGCATCGTCGCGGAGGCCAAACAGGCCGGCGACGCGGAGTACGGCTACGTCTGGCAGGGCAAAAACTACGGTGGTCTGTCCTGCTGTACGTTCAACGAGTACCTGACGAGCATGGGTGGATCCTTCTTCGGGGGCGAGGACAACCTCTTTGGTCCCGTCGGGGATCGACCGGTCACGATCGGCGACGAGAAAGCTATCGATGGCATCGAATTGGCGCGTGACCTGATTTCCGGTAATGGCGAATCGCCGATAGACGTGACCGGCGTCTCGCCCGAGGAAGTCGCGGGATGGATCGAACCCGACACGAAAAGTATCTTCGAAGCCCAAAACGCCGTCGCGCAACGCAACTGGACGTACTCGATCGGCGGCGCAGTGAACAACTTCGAGGGAACGGACGCGGAACTCGGTGTGATGCCGATTCCGAAAGGGCCGAACGGCTCCTGGCACGCCCAGGGTGGCTGGGTCCTCTCGATGAACCCCTACAGCGACAACAAGTCCGCGGCGAAGGAAGTCATCAAGGCCTGGTGGAGCGACGATATGCACAAGGCCCAGCTTGACGCCGCCAACTACATGCCGCCCAAGCCGAGGATGTACGACTACGTCAAACAGCACCCGACCTACGGGCCGTACTTCAAGCCGCTCCAGTACGCTGCCGAGCACCTCATCCCGCGCCCGACCACGTCCGTCTGGCCTACCCAATCGACCGTCATCGCGAAACAGGTCAACGCCGCAATCACGAAGAAGAAGTCGCCTGCCGACGCGGCCGAGGCGATGGCAACCAAGATCAAAGCTATCGAAAATCAGGCCCAGTAG
- a CDS encoding carbohydrate ABC transporter permease has product MGVEGAQSANRGVLSRLATWTENLSEQAYATLLLAPGFLILILFAFWPLVSSIRMSFFADVIVGGELGGFVGIDNYIKLLTNGNAFATLTFFDPSMATPILEQALLVTLLFAIVSVAGETLLGFAYAMLMKAEYRGQRAVRVLIIIPWAIPIVIQGMIFFLLFRPGYGLLTGPLHSLGLFPKLPLNDAFSGFVIITVADIWKTSAFMALLILAGLESVNQDLYDVADVMGASSWQRFKYITFPLVFPALMVAMLFRTMGALRVYGIIESTGVGCTTTPSMTCLVTQFTFGSSTLYGSAAAVSVLIAITVGLFISIYLLFIRYSNQSLGLV; this is encoded by the coding sequence ATGGGCGTTGAAGGGGCCCAATCGGCGAACAGGGGTGTCCTTTCGCGACTGGCGACGTGGACCGAGAACCTGAGCGAGCAGGCCTATGCGACGTTGCTGCTGGCACCGGGCTTTCTCATCTTGATCCTGTTTGCCTTCTGGCCGCTGGTGTCGTCGATACGGATGTCGTTTTTCGCAGACGTCATCGTGGGAGGGGAACTCGGCGGGTTCGTCGGAATCGACAACTACATCAAGTTGCTCACCAACGGCAACGCCTTCGCGACGCTGACGTTCTTCGATCCGTCGATGGCCACGCCGATCCTCGAGCAGGCGCTGCTGGTGACGCTGCTGTTTGCGATCGTCAGCGTCGCCGGGGAGACGCTGCTCGGGTTCGCGTACGCGATGTTGATGAAGGCTGAGTATCGAGGTCAGCGGGCAGTTCGGGTGTTGATCATCATCCCGTGGGCCATTCCGATCGTCATCCAAGGGATGATCTTCTTCCTGCTGTTCCGTCCGGGATACGGGCTGTTGACCGGCCCGTTGCACAGTCTCGGGCTCTTCCCGAAGTTGCCACTGAACGACGCGTTTAGTGGGTTCGTGATCATCACGGTAGCCGACATCTGGAAGACGTCGGCGTTCATGGCGCTGTTGATCCTCGCCGGCCTGGAGAGCGTCAATCAGGATCTCTACGACGTGGCCGACGTCATGGGCGCGTCGAGCTGGCAGCGATTCAAGTACATCACGTTCCCGTTGGTCTTCCCCGCGTTGATGGTCGCGATGTTGTTCCGGACGATGGGCGCACTCCGCGTCTACGGGATCATCGAGTCCACTGGCGTCGGGTGTACGACCACGCCATCGATGACGTGTCTGGTGACTCAGTTCACGTTCGGCTCGTCGACTCTGTATGGATCGGCGGCAGCAGTGAGCGTCCTCATCGCGATCACCGTCGGATTGTTCATCTCGATATACCTGCTGTTCATCCGTTACAGCAACCAGAGTCTGGGGCTGGTATAG